In Populus alba chromosome 1, ASM523922v2, whole genome shotgun sequence, a single window of DNA contains:
- the LOC118055543 gene encoding AT-hook motif nuclear-localized protein 28, with the protein MADHFEGAISLSRELSHTSDDSSSEHSPRSVPTFSTTPVSTDSPSRFGGPCNNTSPDDHHHHHKDIRIQSVQIQRKPRGRPPGSKNRPKPPIIITKDCESSMKPVILEISAGSDIIETIINFARRNHAGISVMSANGSVSNVTLSHPVSHAPSLSLHGTFNLLALFGSFVGSFASSKVACVSSSSSPGSVYSCSSFGISLAGAQGQVFGGIVAGKVIAANQVVVVAATFVNPTFHRLPYENDKDDQETKPSNVGGGGTASESCVSTGMSMAVYGLANPTPVNCQMPPPDIVHWPGPSSRPSY; encoded by the coding sequence ATGGCTGACCACTTTGAAGGTGCAATCTCTCTCTCAAGAGAACTGTCTCACACCTCTGATGACTCCTCCTCCGAGCATAGCCCAAGAAGTGTCCCTACATTCTCCACCACTCCTGTGTCCACCGACTCTCCATCAAGGTTTGGTGGACCCTGCAACAATACCTCTCCTGAtgatcaccaccaccaccacaaggACATCAGAATCCAATCAGTTCAGATTCAGAGAAAGCCAAGAGGTAGACCACCTGGCTCCAAAAACAGGCCCAAACCGCCCATTATCATCACCAAAGACTGCGAGTCCTCCATGAAACCAGTCATTCTCGAGATCTCCGCTGGTTCTGATATAATCGAAACTATAATCAACTTTGCTCGTAGAAACCATGCGGGCATAAGTGTTATGAGTGCAAATGGGTCTGTATCTAATGTTACTCTTAGCCACCCAGTTTCTCATGCTCCTTCTCTATCTTTACATGGAACCTTTAACTTGCTTGCACTGTTTGGCTCTTTTGTTGGTTCTTTTGCATCGAGTAAAGTAGCATGcgtttcttcctcttcttctcctGGTTCTGTGTATTCTTGCTCTTCTTTTGGGATATCTCTTGCAGGGGCACAAGGACAGGTTTTTGGAGGGATAGTGGCTGGCAAGGTGATAGCTGCAAATCAAGTTGTGGTGGTGGCTGCTACTTTCGTGAACCCTACGTTTCACAGGCTACCATATGAGAACGATAAGGATGATCAAGAGACTAAACCTAGTaatgttggtggtggtggtaccGCAAGTGAGTCTTGTGTTAGCACTGGCATGTCCATGGCTGTTTATGGCTTGGCTAATCCAACCCCAGTCAATTGCCAGATGCCTCCTCCTGATATTGTGCACTGGCCTGGCCCTTCCTCGCGTCCATCATATTAG